The DNA region CTGACGGCGTTTCCCTGGCAGGCTGTGCGCGGAACCGCCGCGTTCAGGCTGCTGTCTATTCTGGCCTGTTCCGGTTCATTCCCACCCCCAGGAGCCCTGCATGACCCCACCCAAATCTGCCCCCACCCAGCCGGAAGCCAGCGAGACGGACCTCGGCTATCAGGCCGCGCAGGCCGCCTACGACGCCGCGCAGCAGGACACCAACATGGTGCAAATCGTGGCGCCCGACGGTTCGGTCGTTCGCCCCGATCTGCTGCCCGCCCCCGACATCCGGCTGGCGCTGTACCGCCAGATGCGCCGCGCCCGCCACTTCGATGAACGCGGCTGGGTGCTGTACCGCCAGGGCCGCCTGGGCGTGTTTCCGCCGTTTGGCGGCATGGAAGCCAGCCAGGTGGGCACCGCCGCCGCGCTGACCAAGAACGACTGGCTGTTTCCCACCTACCGCGACACGGGCGCGGCCCTGACCCTGGGCCTGCCGATTGCCCGCACCCTGGCCTACTGGCGCACCAGCCCGCACGGCTGGCACATGCCCGCCGACCTGAAGGTGCTGCCCTTTTACATTCCCATTGCCACCCAGTACCCGCAGGCGGTGGGCGCGGCCCTGGCCGAACGCCGCAAGGGCACGCGCAACGTGGCGATGGCCTTTATCGGTGACGGGGGAAGCAGCGAGGGCGACTTCCACGAGGCCCTGAACTTTGCAGGCGCCCTGAACGCCCCGTGCGTGTTCATCCTGCAAAACAACGGCTGGGCCATCTCGGTGCCCACCCGCACCCAGACCAGGGCCACGGACCTTTCACGCCGCGCCGACGGCTACGGCATTCCCGGCGTGCGTGTGGACGGCAACGACGCCCTGGCGACCTACCACGTGACCGCCGAGGCCGTGGACCGTGCCCGCCGGGGCGAAGGCCCCACCCTGATTGAAACCGTGACCTACCGCGTCAAGCCGCACACGGTGGCCGACGACCCCAGCCGCTACCGCACCGAGGCCGAACTGGAAGGCTGGGACGCCAAGGACCCGGTGCTGCGGCTGCGCACCCATCTGCTGCAGGAGGGCCTGATGACCGAGGCCAGCGAGGCCGAGCTGCTGGCCGAGATTGCCGCCGAGTTCGAGGCCGCGCTGCAGGAGGCCGACAGCTACCCGGACCCCACACCCGCCGAGATTCTGGATCACGTGTTTGCCGAACCCACCCCGCAGCTGAGACAGCAGCGCGCGCAGATCCTCGCGGAGGAACAGCAGT from Deinococcus arcticus includes:
- the pdhA gene encoding pyruvate dehydrogenase (acetyl-transferring) E1 component subunit alpha, with the translated sequence MTPPKSAPTQPEASETDLGYQAAQAAYDAAQQDTNMVQIVAPDGSVVRPDLLPAPDIRLALYRQMRRARHFDERGWVLYRQGRLGVFPPFGGMEASQVGTAAALTKNDWLFPTYRDTGAALTLGLPIARTLAYWRTSPHGWHMPADLKVLPFYIPIATQYPQAVGAALAERRKGTRNVAMAFIGDGGSSEGDFHEALNFAGALNAPCVFILQNNGWAISVPTRTQTRATDLSRRADGYGIPGVRVDGNDALATYHVTAEAVDRARRGEGPTLIETVTYRVKPHTVADDPSRYRTEAELEGWDAKDPVLRLRTHLLQEGLMTEASEAELLAEIAAEFEAALQEADSYPDPTPAEILDHVFAEPTPQLRQQRAQILAEEQQ